The genome window CCCCTGCTAAAAATGTAATGTAAGGCTTCTGCCATATTGCCAGTTGATACAAAATGGTACAGTGCTGTCTTTTTGGGgttaaccaaaacacacacacacactctcctataACAGGCCTTACATCTCTAACGCGTTGTCTGTAGGTGACTTCAAAGCCCACCCTAAGAACCTGATCGTTGGACCGGTCTGGGTGAAAGGTTTCCGTGGCAATGAGCTGCAGCGTCTgacgaggaagaagaggatggTAGGAGACAGGATGATGACACAGGACAAACACGACATGCAGAACAGGATCCGCTTCCTCTATCGACACTTCAACCGCTTTGGGAAACATCGCTGATCTGATCTGGGACTGAGCGGTCTGGCTAACAATGCTAAACTACTACTGTACTAACAACCTGCCCACTGGACCACATTCAGACTCTAAAGAGAGAAATGTGTGCTACTCAGTTATGCCACTTAGATTTATATCAGCCCCTTATACCATTTGGTAGTCACCTTTTCTTATATCCATATTGGGGTAAGAGGAAGCTGATTGCAATTCGTTTTTGACTTTGACAGCTGGAAAATGTTGGATTCATTTAGTATTGTTGTTAGCACTAAATCAACACGCACATCTGTAAAATACATTATGAACTCCTAGAAGTGGAAATATACACACAATGTTTGATGCTCTATGGTCTGTAAATATTATCACATTGAGGACTAATGTAAGTAATGTTGTGGGTATGATAATAAACAGAAGCTTGTCATTACAATTGAGTGATTTTATTGTAAGGCCGCATTAGTATTTGACCTAAAGGTAGTTAGTCATTTCGACCTAAATTGTCGATCCATGTGAATGTGCCAATAGCAGTAATCTATAAAGTTACATATTCAATAATCAATCAGTTGACCAGATCTCAGATTTGACTAAGCATTCTCCATATTAAATTACCCCACGGCCTGGCTAGCACGTTTTCAACGCAACCAATGGGGCTATATTGCTCCATAACGCAGCTCACTGCTGTGCAGTAATGTTCGCACTGCCTCCCATCTCGTTTTGTATTCATGGACTAAAGAGGAATAACCGAGTTGTGGTCATGATGAAACTGGAATAAATCAAACGTTGGGCAAGATAGCTATTATAATATGGAGAGAGTAGTCGATAACTGGGGGTTGGTGAGAAGCCTAGTCGTCCGGGTAGAGAAAGGAGCACTTACAAGC of Salvelinus alpinus chromosome 4, SLU_Salpinus.1, whole genome shotgun sequence contains these proteins:
- the mrpl51 gene encoding large ribosomal subunit protein mL51 isoform X1, yielding MSLLRGLLKACHSTQPDRLALVVKIRTGVCCPVCMNAIPELKKVDRWAEKRSMFGVYDNIGILGDFKAHPKNLIVGPVWVKGFRGNELQRLTRKKRMVGDRMMTQDKHDMQNRIRFLYRHFNRFGKHR
- the mrpl51 gene encoding large ribosomal subunit protein mL51 isoform X2 → MNAIPELKKVDRWAEKRSMFGVYDNIGILGDFKAHPKNLIVGPVWVKGFRGNELQRLTRKKRMVGDRMMTQDKHDMQNRIRFLYRHFNRFGKHR